The Stenotrophomonas rhizophila genome has a window encoding:
- a CDS encoding Ig-like domain-containing protein — protein MSTASARRFLSQLAESCLRARALPLAGILLMTLAASGAQAQAYRNPLVNTATVAAPADISDPTPGNNTSSDSNTLAASAQLSVSKTITTPTPVAAGGAVQYRIELRNQGPSQAVGATLVDSVPAQLTAVSWTCAVVSPSTQCAAASGTGSVNIGVNVGVGEVLVVLVNGTAPTTTPATIAANVATITPPLGTTDPTPGDNTATTPSIPVQAAALIANDDDFRAAPLPPGVGGITASVLTNDTLNGVPVVAANMVLSLTSAPSGYSIAADGTVNVPATAAAGPVTLTYQLCEQASPANCDTANVLLVVGPNAVDDSYAVQAGAQLVANVRDNDNYVVDSTFTQTGTAPTQGTLQLLGDGSFTYTANAGATGTDTFSYQLCLPAPNGAACDTATVTLNINASVIDAVADDFTATPVPAQSGGTLATSVLANDTFDGNPVVAANLTTTLITAPAGYVMDAGGFITVPAGTAAGAVTLAYRICLTSAPTLCDTANVQLVVGPDAVDDAVTTPGAGQPALGNVGTNDIAAPGAAFSLVTPATQGTAVIGGDGAFTYTPNAGAAGTDTFSYQVCLPAPNGTVCDTATVTVTLGANALLANDDTFATAIPGAGGTTPSVLGNDTLNGSAVVPGTVTATLLSTTPGYTLDPTSGTIAVAANIPAGLVTLSYRLCEVAVPTNCDDADVQLLVSPTALADTFNVQAGQSVNGSVAINDNAPAGSQYFALTAPTLGSIDLAGNGALTYTANPGTTGTDTFDYRVCLPAPNGGTCATATVSVIIAANTIDAVDDVFTAPVISPVTGGSTASVLGNDTFNAAPVTAAQVTLSLVNAPPPGFTITSAGVINVPAGAAAGAVSLTYELCEAGAGSNCDTAQVALLIAPAAADDTYTTPAGQPLVGDVSINDNAPAGASYTLVTPPAAGSFTLQPNGSFTYTPAAAGPQTVQYQVCLPAPDAATCDTGTVNITVVANTLNALDDNFRAPVFAPGVGGSTPSVLGNDTFNGAAVNPLQVTVNLVGAPAGFSIDGAGVITVAGFAPAGATTLSYALCELGSTTNCDTADVQVLIAPDAADDTASVTGTQPGSFNLAANDNAPAGATFTVTQLPTKGVAVLAADGTLQYTANAGQSGADTLIYQVCLPAPDGATCDTAQVAITIAAGALVAINDDYSASPISPTGGSTPSVLLNDTFNGVAIVPGTTPVTASLTTLASGYSMAANGVISVAAGTLPGSIALNYQVCETALPSNCATATAVVVMSPDAVNDVLPAAAGATTVLNVLANDVAPLTPVLSVTTAPAGGNVVVNGDGTLSYTPTGAFVGPDTFTYQLCLPAPHGSVCDTATVALTVTATTVTATNDDFTASPIPPAAGGSTASVLLNDTFNGAPIVPGTTPVTATLISPVTGYTMASNGVVSVAPGTTPAAVTLSYQVCETALPTNCAAATALIAVSPDATDDTLPATAGTANVLNVLANDSAPLNPVVTVVGAPANGTAVANGDGSITYTPTGAYTGADSFTYQVCLPAPGAGVCDTATVSLTVSATTLTATNDDFTATPIAPATGGSTTSVLLNDSFNGVAIIPGTTAVTASLSSPVTGYSMAANGVITVAAGTTPAAVTLNYQVCENAVPTNCAGATAVVAVSPDAVDDALPATAGATTVLNVLANDTAPLAPTVTIAAAPTNGTALVNGDGTVSYTPTAGFTGGDSFTYQVCLPAPAAGVCDTATVAVTVGVTSLTAAADDFTATPIAPAAGGSTASVLLNDTFNGAPIVPGTTPVTATLLTVETGYSMAADGVISVAPGTTPAAVTLNYQVCETAVPTNCAAAAAVVAVSPDAVDDTLPATAGTATVLNVGANDTLPANPSITIAVAPANGVAVVNGDGTITYTPTAGFTGADTFSYQVCLPAPGASVCDTASVAVTVSLTGLAAVNDDFTNAPITPATGGSTASVLLNDTFNGAPIVPGTTPVTATLLTVEPGYSMAGNGVVTVAAGTTPAAVTLNYQVCENAVPTNCAGATVVVAVSPDAVADALPATAGTTTVLNVLANDAAPLNPVVTLPVAPTNGSAVVNGDGTISYTPTAGYTGPDSFTYQLCLPAPGGSVCDTATVTLTVSATTVTAVADDFTAAPIAPATGGSTASVLLNDTFNGAPIVPGTTPVAASLVTPVTGYSMATNGVVSVAPGTTPAAVTLSYQVCEVAVPTNCAQSTAVVAVSPVVVDDTLTAAAGTTTVLNVIANDTLPVNPTITVPAGPANGTVIVNGDGTISYTPNTGYTGPDSFTYQACLPAPGAGVCDTATVSITVAVTTVTAVADDFSSTPIAPAAGGSTPSVLLNDTFNGAPIVPGTTPVTASLVGAVPGYSMAANGVVTVAAGTTPAAVTLNYQVCETAVPTNCAQSTALVAVSPAAADDTLSAAAGTTTVLAVTANDTLPLNPTITIPVAPANGTAVVNPDGSISYTPTAGFTGADSFTYQVCLPAPNGSVCDTASVSLTVTASALVAQADDFSSAPVAPTGGTTASVLLNDTFNGAPIVPGTTPVTASLVGTVPGYSMAANGVVTVAPGTLPAATTLTYQVCENAQPGNCAQATALVAVRPDAADDALPAGTGTTVLAVAANDTLPVGAVFTVPVPPSNGTAVVNGDNTISYTPNAGFTGTDTFTYQACLPAPNLNVCDTATVSVTVTAALLDAVDDTASNVPATGALGLLNVFANDTFNGAALDPATVVLTPNNTTALTIQPNGSLDVAAGTPGVTYTTTYRLCLVAQPTVCDIGTVSVTLATTPGLLDAVDDTVTNVPAAGANGVANVLTNDTYNSAALDPATVVLTPVNTAAITIQPNGSVNVAAGTPGTTYTTTYQICLVAQPAVCDIGTVSVTLASAGVLVANDDSVPGVPPGGATGVTNVLTNDTLNGTPVDPTTVVLTPTNTPALTIQPDGSVDVTAGTPGTTYTTTYQICLVAQPTVCAVGTVSVTLAAAPNSVPVANNDQASTPQDTAVDVPVLANDLANGAPVDPGTVAVTITTAPTMGTAVVLPDGSVRYTPMTHFSGADSFTYSLCNQASPAVCSSATVNVQTQVNDVDVVDENITVLSGTTTTVPLLDNLTTSGARINPASMRLGRAAGNGRATCGNGECIYTAFVGYSGLDNFSYNICDASMPTPVCVEGWVNVVVTADAVVLRLTKQATQRSVKVGDVVRYVVTVENMGDFDALGVTLFDTLPSGFTFIPGGFEAQDIDNAARASGVAPLRIDGLDIRAGGSATLVYYLRVGAGVGLGVHTNRITANDVLGTTISNVASADVEVIGDPLLDESLVIGSVFNDRNGNGVQDAGERGIPGVRVASVEGLVIETDAYGRYHLVGINGGQARGRNFILKVDPTTLPADARFTTRNPLLRRITPGLPVRFDFGVALPEGRFNAGPPQSVLEVGEGLFVPGQATLGAAAETVLAHAARTLETQGGGQVSVAAGQATPALAGQRAEVLRKALLPRLPAEVAARVQVQVQPAAPARPADRADR, from the coding sequence ATGTCGACCGCCAGCGCCCGACGCTTCCTTTCCCAGCTCGCTGAAAGCTGCCTGCGCGCCCGCGCGCTGCCGCTGGCCGGCATCCTGCTGATGACCCTGGCCGCGAGCGGTGCGCAGGCGCAGGCCTACCGCAACCCGCTGGTGAACACCGCCACGGTCGCCGCGCCGGCCGACATCTCCGATCCCACCCCGGGCAACAACACCAGCAGCGACAGCAACACGCTGGCCGCCAGCGCGCAGCTGAGCGTGTCCAAGACCATCACCACGCCCACGCCGGTCGCCGCCGGCGGCGCGGTGCAGTACCGCATCGAGCTGCGCAACCAGGGGCCGTCGCAGGCGGTGGGGGCCACGCTGGTCGACAGCGTGCCGGCGCAGCTGACCGCGGTGAGCTGGACCTGCGCGGTGGTCTCGCCCAGCACGCAGTGTGCGGCGGCATCGGGCACCGGCAGCGTCAACATCGGCGTCAACGTCGGCGTCGGTGAGGTCCTGGTGGTGCTGGTCAACGGCACCGCGCCGACCACCACGCCGGCCACCATCGCCGCCAACGTGGCTACGATCACCCCGCCGCTGGGCACCACCGACCCGACCCCGGGCGACAACACCGCCACCACCCCCAGCATTCCCGTGCAGGCCGCAGCGCTGATTGCCAACGACGACGACTTCCGTGCCGCGCCGTTGCCGCCGGGCGTCGGCGGCATCACCGCCAGCGTGTTGACCAACGACACCCTCAATGGCGTCCCGGTCGTGGCCGCCAACATGGTGCTGTCGCTGACCAGTGCGCCGTCGGGTTACAGCATTGCCGCCGATGGCACCGTCAACGTGCCGGCCACCGCCGCCGCCGGCCCGGTGACCTTGACCTACCAACTGTGCGAACAGGCATCGCCGGCCAACTGCGATACCGCCAACGTGCTGCTGGTGGTCGGGCCCAATGCCGTGGACGACAGCTACGCCGTGCAGGCTGGCGCGCAGCTGGTCGCCAACGTGCGCGACAACGACAACTACGTGGTCGACTCCACCTTCACCCAGACCGGCACCGCGCCCACCCAGGGCACCCTGCAGCTGCTCGGCGATGGCAGCTTCACCTACACCGCCAATGCAGGCGCGACCGGCACCGACACCTTCAGCTACCAGTTGTGCCTCCCCGCGCCCAATGGCGCCGCGTGCGATACCGCCACGGTCACGCTGAACATCAACGCCAGCGTCATCGACGCGGTGGCCGATGACTTCACCGCAACCCCGGTGCCGGCACAGAGCGGCGGCACGCTGGCCACCAGCGTGCTGGCCAACGACACCTTCGACGGCAATCCGGTCGTCGCGGCCAATCTGACCACTACGCTCATCACCGCTCCGGCCGGCTACGTGATGGACGCCGGCGGCTTCATCACCGTGCCTGCAGGCACCGCTGCCGGCGCGGTGACCCTGGCCTACCGCATCTGCCTCACCAGCGCGCCGACCCTCTGCGATACCGCCAACGTGCAGCTGGTGGTCGGGCCCGATGCGGTGGACGATGCCGTGACCACGCCCGGTGCAGGGCAACCGGCGCTGGGTAACGTGGGCACCAACGACATTGCCGCGCCCGGCGCAGCGTTCTCGCTGGTTACCCCGGCCACCCAGGGCACTGCCGTCATCGGCGGCGATGGCGCCTTCACCTACACCCCCAACGCGGGTGCTGCCGGCACCGACACCTTCAGCTACCAGGTCTGCCTGCCGGCACCCAATGGCACTGTCTGCGATACCGCGACCGTGACCGTCACTCTCGGCGCGAACGCGCTGCTGGCCAACGATGACACCTTCGCCACCGCCATCCCCGGCGCCGGCGGCACCACGCCCAGCGTGCTGGGCAATGACACCCTCAATGGCAGTGCGGTGGTGCCGGGGACAGTGACCGCGACCCTGCTCTCGACCACGCCCGGGTACACCCTGGACCCGACCTCCGGCACCATCGCCGTGGCCGCCAACATTCCGGCCGGCCTGGTCACGCTCAGCTACCGCCTGTGCGAAGTCGCCGTGCCGACCAACTGCGACGACGCCGACGTCCAGCTGCTGGTCTCGCCCACTGCGCTGGCCGACACCTTCAACGTGCAAGCCGGGCAGTCGGTGAACGGCTCGGTTGCGATCAACGACAACGCGCCGGCCGGTTCGCAGTATTTCGCCCTCACCGCGCCCACGCTGGGCAGCATCGACCTTGCCGGCAACGGTGCGCTCACCTACACCGCCAACCCTGGCACGACCGGTACCGACACCTTCGACTACCGCGTCTGCCTGCCGGCGCCGAACGGTGGCACCTGCGCGACGGCCACGGTGAGCGTGATCATCGCGGCCAATACGATCGACGCGGTCGACGATGTGTTCACCGCCCCGGTGATTTCGCCGGTCACCGGCGGAAGCACCGCGAGCGTGCTGGGCAACGACACCTTCAATGCCGCCCCGGTCACCGCCGCCCAGGTCACCCTGAGCCTGGTCAACGCGCCGCCACCGGGCTTCACCATCACCAGCGCCGGCGTCATCAACGTGCCCGCCGGCGCCGCCGCCGGTGCAGTCAGCCTCACCTACGAGCTGTGCGAAGCCGGCGCGGGCAGCAACTGCGATACCGCGCAGGTGGCCCTGCTGATCGCCCCCGCGGCTGCCGACGACACCTACACCACGCCGGCCGGTCAGCCGCTGGTCGGCGACGTCAGCATCAACGACAACGCACCGGCCGGCGCCAGCTACACCCTGGTCACGCCGCCCGCCGCAGGCAGCTTCACCCTGCAGCCCAACGGCAGCTTCACTTACACGCCGGCTGCCGCCGGCCCGCAGACCGTGCAGTACCAGGTCTGCCTGCCCGCCCCGGACGCCGCGACCTGCGACACCGGCACGGTGAACATCACCGTGGTCGCCAACACCCTCAACGCGCTCGACGACAACTTCCGCGCACCGGTGTTTGCGCCGGGTGTTGGTGGCAGCACGCCCAGCGTGCTGGGCAACGACACCTTCAATGGTGCCGCGGTCAATCCGCTGCAGGTCACCGTGAACCTGGTGGGCGCACCCGCCGGCTTCAGCATCGATGGCGCCGGTGTCATCACCGTGGCCGGGTTCGCACCGGCCGGCGCCACCACGCTCAGCTATGCCCTGTGCGAACTGGGCTCCACGACCAACTGCGACACGGCCGACGTACAGGTGCTGATCGCGCCGGATGCGGCCGACGACACCGCCAGTGTCACCGGCACCCAGCCGGGCAGCTTCAACCTGGCCGCCAATGACAATGCGCCGGCCGGTGCCACCTTCACGGTGACCCAGCTGCCGACCAAGGGCGTTGCCGTGCTCGCGGCCGATGGCACCCTGCAGTACACCGCCAACGCCGGGCAGAGCGGCGCCGACACGCTCATCTACCAGGTGTGCCTGCCGGCACCGGACGGCGCCACCTGCGATACCGCACAGGTCGCGATCACCATTGCCGCGGGTGCCCTGGTCGCGATCAACGACGACTACAGCGCCAGCCCGATCTCGCCCACCGGCGGCAGCACGCCCAGCGTGCTGCTCAACGACACCTTCAACGGCGTGGCCATCGTGCCGGGCACCACCCCGGTCACCGCCTCGCTCACCACGCTGGCCTCGGGCTACAGCATGGCCGCCAACGGCGTGATCTCCGTAGCGGCCGGCACGCTGCCCGGTTCCATCGCCCTGAACTACCAGGTCTGCGAAACCGCGCTGCCCAGCAACTGCGCCACGGCCACCGCCGTGGTGGTGATGAGCCCCGACGCGGTCAATGACGTGCTGCCGGCGGCCGCCGGCGCCACCACCGTGCTCAACGTGCTGGCCAACGACGTGGCGCCGCTCACGCCGGTGCTCAGCGTGACCACCGCCCCGGCCGGCGGCAACGTGGTCGTCAACGGCGACGGTACGCTCAGCTATACGCCCACCGGTGCGTTTGTCGGACCCGATACTTTCACCTACCAACTGTGCCTGCCGGCCCCGCATGGCAGCGTGTGCGATACCGCCACGGTGGCGCTCACGGTGACGGCGACCACGGTGACCGCGACAAACGACGACTTCACCGCGTCGCCGATCCCGCCGGCGGCGGGCGGCAGCACCGCCAGCGTGCTGCTCAACGACACGTTCAATGGCGCGCCGATCGTGCCGGGCACCACCCCGGTGACCGCCACGCTGATCAGTCCGGTTACCGGCTACACGATGGCCTCCAACGGCGTGGTCAGCGTGGCGCCAGGCACCACGCCTGCCGCGGTGACCCTGAGCTACCAGGTGTGCGAGACCGCCCTGCCGACCAACTGCGCAGCCGCCACCGCGCTCATTGCGGTCAGCCCGGACGCGACCGATGACACGCTGCCGGCTACCGCCGGCACCGCCAACGTGCTCAACGTGCTCGCCAACGACAGCGCACCGCTGAACCCGGTGGTCACCGTTGTCGGCGCGCCCGCGAACGGCACGGCCGTGGCCAACGGCGACGGCAGCATCACCTACACCCCGACCGGCGCCTACACCGGTGCTGACAGCTTCACCTACCAAGTGTGCCTCCCTGCGCCGGGCGCCGGGGTGTGTGACACCGCCACGGTGTCGCTGACCGTGAGCGCCACCACGCTCACCGCGACCAACGATGACTTCACGGCCACGCCCATCGCGCCGGCGACCGGTGGCAGCACCACCAGCGTGCTGCTGAACGACTCCTTCAATGGTGTCGCGATCATTCCCGGTACCACGGCGGTGACCGCCTCGCTGTCCTCCCCGGTCACCGGCTACAGCATGGCGGCCAATGGCGTGATCACCGTGGCCGCCGGCACCACGCCGGCGGCGGTAACGCTGAATTACCAGGTCTGCGAGAACGCGGTGCCGACCAACTGCGCCGGTGCCACGGCGGTGGTCGCGGTCAGCCCGGACGCGGTGGACGACGCGCTGCCGGCCACCGCCGGCGCCACCACCGTGCTCAACGTGCTGGCCAACGACACCGCCCCGCTGGCACCGACCGTGACCATCGCTGCCGCGCCGACCAACGGCACGGCGCTCGTCAACGGCGACGGCACCGTCAGCTACACGCCCACGGCCGGCTTCACCGGCGGGGACAGCTTCACCTACCAGGTCTGCCTGCCCGCGCCGGCAGCCGGTGTCTGCGACACCGCCACGGTCGCCGTGACCGTGGGGGTGACCTCGCTCACCGCTGCGGCCGATGACTTCACCGCCACGCCGATCGCCCCGGCTGCCGGTGGCAGCACAGCCAGCGTGCTGCTCAACGACACGTTCAATGGTGCACCCATCGTGCCGGGCACCACCCCGGTGACCGCCACCCTGCTGACCGTGGAAACCGGCTACAGCATGGCCGCCGACGGTGTGATCAGCGTGGCCCCGGGCACCACGCCTGCCGCGGTCACCCTGAACTACCAGGTCTGCGAGACCGCCGTCCCGACCAACTGCGCCGCGGCTGCCGCCGTGGTGGCGGTCAGCCCGGACGCGGTGGACGACACCCTGCCGGCCACGGCGGGTACCGCCACCGTGCTCAATGTCGGCGCCAATGACACCCTGCCGGCCAACCCGTCGATCACGATCGCGGTTGCGCCCGCCAACGGCGTCGCCGTGGTCAATGGCGACGGCACCATCACCTATACGCCCACGGCCGGCTTCACCGGCGCGGACACTTTCTCCTATCAGGTGTGCCTGCCTGCACCGGGGGCGTCCGTCTGCGATACCGCCTCGGTGGCGGTCACCGTCAGCCTGACCGGCCTTGCCGCGGTCAACGACGACTTCACCAACGCGCCCATCACGCCGGCGACCGGCGGCAGTACCGCCAGCGTGCTGCTCAACGACACCTTCAACGGTGCGCCGATCGTGCCGGGTACCACCCCGGTGACTGCCACCCTGCTCACCGTCGAGCCCGGTTACAGCATGGCCGGCAACGGTGTCGTCACCGTTGCGGCCGGCACCACGCCCGCCGCCGTGACGCTGAACTACCAGGTGTGCGAGAACGCGGTGCCGACCAACTGCGCCGGCGCCACCGTCGTGGTCGCGGTCAGCCCGGATGCGGTGGCCGATGCACTGCCGGCCACCGCCGGCACCACCACCGTGCTCAACGTCCTGGCCAACGATGCGGCGCCGCTGAACCCGGTGGTCACCCTTCCGGTCGCACCGACCAACGGCAGCGCCGTGGTCAATGGGGACGGCACCATCAGCTACACCCCGACCGCCGGCTACACCGGCCCGGACAGCTTCACCTACCAGCTGTGCCTGCCCGCACCGGGCGGCAGTGTCTGCGATACCGCCACGGTGACCCTCACCGTCAGCGCCACCACGGTCACCGCCGTGGCCGATGACTTCACCGCAGCACCGATCGCACCGGCGACCGGCGGCAGCACCGCCAGCGTGCTGCTGAATGACACCTTCAACGGCGCCCCGATCGTGCCTGGCACCACCCCGGTCGCGGCATCGCTGGTGACCCCGGTGACGGGGTACAGCATGGCCACCAACGGCGTGGTCAGCGTGGCCCCCGGCACCACGCCGGCGGCGGTGACGCTCAGCTACCAGGTGTGTGAAGTGGCCGTGCCGACCAACTGCGCGCAGTCCACCGCCGTGGTCGCGGTCAGCCCGGTCGTGGTTGATGACACGCTGACCGCAGCGGCGGGTACCACCACGGTGCTCAATGTCATCGCCAACGACACCCTGCCGGTCAATCCGACCATCACCGTGCCGGCCGGACCGGCCAACGGTACGGTCATCGTCAACGGCGACGGCACCATCAGCTACACGCCCAACACCGGCTACACCGGCCCGGACAGCTTCACCTACCAGGCCTGCCTGCCCGCCCCGGGTGCCGGCGTGTGCGACACCGCGACGGTCTCGATCACCGTCGCCGTCACCACGGTCACCGCCGTTGCCGATGACTTCAGCAGCACCCCGATAGCACCGGCTGCCGGTGGCAGCACGCCCAGCGTGCTGCTCAACGACACCTTCAACGGCGCCCCGATCGTTCCGGGGACCACGCCGGTGACTGCCTCGCTGGTCGGCGCGGTGCCGGGCTACAGCATGGCCGCCAACGGTGTCGTCACTGTTGCGGCCGGCACCACGCCCGCTGCAGTAACGCTGAACTACCAGGTCTGCGAGACCGCCGTGCCGACCAACTGCGCGCAGTCCACCGCGCTGGTGGCGGTCAGCCCGGCCGCTGCGGACGACACGCTGTCTGCCGCGGCAGGCACCACCACGGTGCTTGCGGTGACCGCCAACGACACGCTGCCGCTCAACCCGACGATCACCATTCCGGTCGCGCCGGCCAACGGCACCGCCGTGGTCAATCCCGATGGCAGCATCAGCTACACGCCAACCGCAGGCTTCACCGGCGCGGACAGCTTCACCTACCAGGTGTGCCTGCCCGCACCGAATGGCAGCGTGTGCGATACCGCGTCGGTGAGCCTGACGGTGACGGCCAGCGCCCTGGTCGCGCAGGCCGATGACTTCAGCAGCGCGCCGGTTGCGCCGACCGGTGGCACCACCGCCAGCGTGCTGCTCAACGACACCTTCAACGGCGCCCCGATCGTTCCGGGGACCACGCCGGTGACCGCCTCGCTGGTCGGCACGGTGCCGGGTTACAGCATGGCCGCCAACGGCGTGGTGACCGTGGCACCGGGCACGCTGCCGGCAGCGACCACGCTCACCTACCAGGTGTGCGAGAACGCACAGCCGGGCAACTGCGCCCAGGCCACCGCGCTGGTCGCGGTGCGCCCGGATGCGGCCGACGACGCGCTGCCCGCCGGGACCGGTACCACCGTACTGGCCGTGGCCGCCAACGACACCTTGCCGGTCGGCGCGGTGTTCACCGTGCCGGTGCCGCCGTCCAACGGCACCGCCGTGGTCAACGGCGACAACACCATCAGCTACACCCCCAACGCAGGCTTCACCGGTACCGACACCTTCACCTACCAGGCGTGCCTGCCCGCGCCCAACCTCAACGTGTGCGACACCGCCACGGTCAGCGTGACTGTCACGGCCGCGCTGCTGGACGCTGTGGACGACACCGCCAGCAACGTGCCGGCAACCGGTGCGCTCGGCCTGCTCAATGTGTTCGCCAACGACACCTTCAACGGCGCCGCGCTCGACCCGGCCACGGTGGTGCTGACCCCGAACAACACCACCGCGCTGACCATCCAGCCCAACGGCAGCCTGGACGTGGCGGCCGGTACCCCGGGTGTCACCTACACCACCACCTACCGCCTCTGCCTGGTGGCACAGCCGACGGTGTGCGACATCGGCACGGTGTCGGTCACCCTGGCCACCACGCCGGGCCTGCTCGACGCGGTGGACGACACAGTGACCAATGTGCCGGCCGCCGGCGCCAACGGTGTGGCCAACGTGTTGACCAACGACACCTACAACAGTGCCGCGCTGGACCCGGCCACCGTGGTGCTGACCCCGGTCAACACCGCCGCCATCACCATCCAGCCCAACGGCAGTGTCAACGTCGCGGCGGGCACGCCCGGCACCACCTACACCACCACCTACCAGATCTGCCTGGTGGCCCAGCCGGCGGTGTGCGATATCGGCACGGTGTCGGTGACGCTGGCCAGCGCGGGCGTACTGGTGGCCAATGACGACAGCGTGCCCGGCGTGCCCCCGGGCGGCGCCACCGGCGTGACCAACGTGCTGACCAACGACACGTTGAACGGCACGCCCGTGGACCCGACCACGGTGGTGCTGACCCCGACCAACACCCCGGCGCTGACCATCCAGCCCGACGGCAGCGTCGACGTCACTGCCGGTACGCCCGGGACGACCTACACCACCACCTACCAGATCTGCCTGGTGGCGCAGCCCACGGTATGCGCGGTGGGTACGGTGTCGGTGACCCTGGCGGCAGCGCCGAACAGCGTCCCGGTGGCCAACAACGACCAGGCCAGCACGCCGCAGGACACGGCCGTCGATGTGCCGGTGCTGGCCAACGACCTGGCCAATGGCGCGCCGGTCGACCCGGGCACGGTGGCGGTGACCATCACCACCGCGCCGACCATGGGCACGGCGGTGGTGCTGCCTGACGGCAGCGTGCGCTACACACCGATGACCCACTTCAGCGGTGCCGACAGCTTCACCTACAGCCTCTGCAACCAGGCCTCGCCGGCGGTCTGCAGCAGTGCCACGGTCAACGTGCAGACCCAGGTCAACGACGTGGACGTGGTGGACGAGAACATCACCGTGCTCAGTGGGACCACCACCACCGTACCGCTGCTGGACAACCTCACCACCAGCGGTGCGCGCATCAACCCGGCGTCGATGCGACTGGGCAGGGCGGCTGGCAACGGGCGCGCAACCTGCGGCAACGGCGAATGCATCTACACCGCCTTCGTCGGCTACAGCGGCCTGGACAACTTCAGCTACAACATCTGCGATGCCTCGATGCCGACCCCGGTGTGCGTGGAAGGCTGGGTCAACGTGGTGGTCACCGCCGATGCGGTGGTGCTGCGCCTGACCAAGCAGGCCACCCAGCGCAGCGTGAAGGTGGGTGACGTGGTGCGCTACGTGGTCACCGTGGAGAACATGGGCGACTTCGACGCGCTGGGCGTCACCCTGTTCGACACCCTGCCCAGCGGCTTCACCTTCATCCCGGGCGGGTTCGAAGCGCAGGACATCGACAACGCCGCACGTGCCAGCGGCGTGGCACCGCTGCGCATCGACGGCCTGGACATCCGCGCCGGTGGTTCGGCCACGCTGGTGTACTACCTGCGGGTGGGGGCGGGCGTGGGGCTGGGTGTGCATACCAACCGCATCACCGCCAATGACGTGCTGGGCACCACCATCAGCAACGTGGCCTCGGCCGACGTGGAGGTGATCGGCGACCCACTGCTGGACGAAAGCCTGGTCATCGGCAGCGTGTTCAATGATCGCAATGGCAACGGCGTGCAGGACGCAGGCGAACGTGGCATCCCCGGTGTCCGCGTGGCATCGGTGGAAGGCCTGGTGATCGAAACCGATGCGTACGGCCGCTACCACCTGGTCGGCATCAACGGTGGCCAGGCGCGCGGACGCAACTTCATCCTCAAGGTCGATCCGACCACGTTGCCAGCCGACGCGCGCTTCACGACCCGCAATCCGCTGCTGCGCCGGATCACCCCGGGGTTGCCGGTGCGCTTCGACTTCGGCGTGGCATTGCCGGAAGGCAGGTTCAACGCCGGGCCACCGCAATCGGTGCTGGAGGTCGGGGAAGGGCTGTTCGTTCCCGGCCAGGCCACGCTGGGCGCCGCTGCCGAGACGGTGCTGGCGCATGCAGCACGCACGCTGGAGACGCAGGGTGGGGGGCAGGTGAGCGTAGCCGCCGGGCAGGCCACGCCCGCACTGGCCGGGCAGCGCGCCGAGGTGCTGCGCAAGGCCCTGCTGCCACGGCTGCCTGCCGAGGTTGCCGCCCGTGTGCAGGTCCAGGTGCAGCCCGCTGCGCCGGCCCGCCCCGCCGACCGTGCGGACCGCTGA